ccggcacgagggccagtcaggcagtactggcaacggtcacggaaaattgtgtgtttttttttacgtgtcacctgcacaaaATTTTATAAGATATGTGAAGCACAAAATAGGTGTTAGACTTACCTGCCACAGGTAAATAGCTTCATTAGTGAACAGACCAGAAACCTGTAGAGTCTTCATCACCATGAACACACCCATTGCCtgctcatttgtgtgtgtaattctcTGTAGGCACTCTCCATTGGTCAAATTCCAGACCCTTGAAATAAGAGAAAACAGGGATCTTTTTAGGTGCTGACAGTAGCTATAatggtagtgctggtgttggtggtagtggtgttaaatTGTATAGTTTATGTGCTGCAGTAGAGTCTGTTCTGTTCTATGTCTCTGAATGCTGGTCTCCAACAGTAGCCCAACAAATATCACTAGATGGTACATACACTCAACCGCTGTGCAAAGCATTTAATATGTCTTATGTTGACCACATATCAAATGagtcaggatcttttcggtttgaacagcagctttttctaacggtgtcatatgaaattgtcacccataattatgaccctagtatcgatctattgcatttcaatctgttttagggttagggttagagagaaggatatcttcttttcttcacaaatgtaaataaacccaatctgtttcttaaacgagggacattttcatatggcacagaatgttttttttacctcaatagacgtcagtgattggttgaaattgcagaaattgaagaaaaaaaaacaagaactatcttacaaaccatagaattttctcaataaaaccaagagaaaaagatgttttataaacacatcctaccagtatacgaagtttaaaattttttagttacctagaaattatgctaaaaactgccattcaaaccgaaaagatccatgagTCACTATCTCCCTTATACCttataacttgtttcagtcattggactgcagtcatgttggAGCAATCATGCACCGGCATGTTTGCattctaatgactgcaacaagtaaaagataaaagatacacacacacacatttacacaatgGGTTTCCCtcagtttcttatttccttattgcccacaaagggctaaacacagagagaacaaacaaggacaaacaaatggattaagttgattatatcaaccccagtgcgtaactggtacttaatttattgaccccgaaaggatgaaaggcaaagtcaacctcggcggaatttgaactcagaacgtaacggcagacgaaatacggctaagcatttcggccggcgtgctaacgtttctgccagctcaccgcctcagtttctctctaccaaatccactcgcaagtctttggtcagccaggggctatactagcagacacttgcccaatgtactgcACAGAGTAATTGAACTCGAAACTACAGGGCtgaaaagcaagctacttaactaCACAGCCGTACCTGTGCTGTTACAAAATTTGGGAAGAAAGAGGAAACGCAGGGCCCACTTACTTTGTTTCTTGTGTGTTTGTAGCAAATAACCAATCCTGTGATACGGTCCATTTTGTATCGGaagaaacatcacaaaaactggaAAGTTCTTTGGAAATaacttcattttctgaaaatatcaaTGCAAAGATATTGCagcagcatgatgatgatgatgatgatgatgatgatgatggtgatggtgatgatggtggtggtggtggtggtgatgatggtgatgatgatgatgatgacgatgaggatgatgatgatggtggtggtggtgatgatgatgatgatggtgatggtgacgatgaggatgatggtgatggtgatgacggtgatggtgatgatgatggtggtggtggtggtggtggtggtgatgatgatgatgatgatgatggtggtgatgatgacgatgatgatgaagatgatgataataataataatagttgttgttgttgttgttgctaggcaatgagcaggcaaaatgcttagcagtgttttgcctgtctttacattctgagttcaaattccaccctggtcaactttgcctttcatccttttggagtcattaaaataggtatcagttgagcattggggtctcctgacttacctcctcccaaattgctggccttgtaccaaattttgaaatttctattattattattattattattattgagtgagagagcagtgcatgccatcaaagtgacactggggtaaaatatacgaagcccaatatacccatcatgactacccgtctgataaaggtacaccaggcacatgcatcacaaccatatgtgcgcgacatggtgatctcatatcaagataaacagcacatgaccttgcaggtggggcccagttagaattttcttcaggttgagtagcccatcccgctcaaacggtccctaaataagggttgtttaaggatgttgaaagaaccacccatgtttccagaggtgaactattcaaaccccaaagaatccctctcaacacatggctatgatgctcccccactacttctgctcgtgatcagagatgcacatatcatcagccactaagggacatcctcaactggttaaggtcaaacaactgacaagcaaatctgtggtattgagcaaaatatttgctgcagcccatcttttataccaagacaaaacaatgtttattattattattattattattatcattattattattattattattgattaagtGAGTAGCACCAACCATACCATTGTCGGAGCCTCAGTAATTAATCCCAAATGAAAGGCTGAAGGGAGATGACCAGTAATCACAGGAAACTGCTGGCTTTACATCAGAGTGTCCTTCCCCTAGAAGGATGCTGTAACAACAGCTAGGGACCTCCCCCTCCCAGTGGTTTCAATGTGCACCCCGACACCAACCAAGGTATTTCTTTGTTCCCACACTCAAATAGAATGTCATCACATATGCTAGTTAACCCATAACTGGGACCTAACAGGTGCTTCTACtccaggtctactctgacctgGAAACTAGAGTGgttaagaggtggttccacaatCCTGAAAACCCTGGATCTCCAAAACCGGAGCCCCACTCCCTATtcttctccgtcggttacgacgacgagggttccggttgatccgaatcaacggaacagcctgctcgtgaaattaacgtgtaagtggctgagcactccacagacacgtgtacccttaacgtagttctcggggatattcagcgtgacacagagagtgacaaggccggccctttgaaatacaggtacaacagaaacaggaagtaagagtgagagaaagttgtggtgaaagagtacagcagggatcaccaccatcccctgccggagcctcgtggagctttaggtgtttttgctcaataaacactcacaatgcccagtctgggaatcgaaaccgcgatcctacgactgcgagtccgctgccctaaccactaggccattgcgcctcggaGCCCCACTACCAGATGTAGTTTAAATCATGCATAAGACAGTAGaacatgatttgagggagatttggctgctattttcaaaaGATTGAGTTATGACAAAGATCTTCCCTCGTTGGCTCACTCTGTAGAGGGTTGGGGGAGGGGGCTGATTGTGGTTCTAGAAACTGGCAAAAAACACTCACCTAGAACAGTTTCCCGCCAAATAAAGATTTGTCCACTTTGAAGAATGATGATAAATTCCTGCTTTACATGTTGAAACACACTGCCCAGAACTGGTGCAAACTGGCCAAAAGTCTGAgatgaaaaaaaacgaaaaaaaaaaaagaaagaaaaatacaatgattatgttgtgtttgtttataacTCCAGTTGTACCGATTCTTGCTTTTTCATTCAAACATAAGTCTAGAACAAAATTAACTAATTTTTCTTTACTCGtttttatttagccctaggttgtTATAAACCCACAAGACCTATGATCAATACCGGCAGGgtatggtggtgaaccctgctgtactctttcaccacaactttctctcactcttacttcctgtttctgttgtaccttgtatatcaaagggccggccttgtcactctctgtgtcacgctgaatatccccgagaactacgttaagggtgcaagtgtctgtggagtgctcagccacttacacgttaatttcacgagcaggctgttccgttgattcggatcaaccggaaccctcatcgttgtaaccaacggagtgcttccatcccatgaTCAATAGTGCTCCAGTtgtactcattctctctctttcagacaCAGACAGTCTAGAACTAAATTATCTAATCCATCATGGACAATATTATCTATTGTATACTTCTCTGGCTATTTTAATTATCAACAGATCTAAAAGTCTTGGATCGTAATGATTAGGAAAATTAAGCTGACAAGGGACAAATGTTAACCTGGATAAATCACTAGTCTATTCCAGGTAACTTGAGTACAGCTAGGCaccaagtatgcatgcatgcatgtatgtatgtatgtatgtatgtatgtatgtatgtacgtatgtatgtatgtatgtatgtatgtatgtatgtatgcatgtatgtatgtatgtatgtatctatgtgtgtctttgtatgcatgtatgtatgtatgtatgtatgtatgtatgtatgtatgtatgcatgcatgcacgcatgtatgtatgtatgtatgtatgtatgtatgtatgtatgtatgtgtgtgtgtatgtatgtatgtatgtatgtgtgtgtgtgtatgtatgtatgtatgtatgtatgcatgcctgtatgtatgtatgtatgtatgtatgtatgtatgtgtgtatgtatgtatgtatgtatgtatgtatgtatgtatgtgtgtgcctgtgtatgtatgtatgtgtgtgtgtgtctttgtatgtatgtgtgtgtgtatgtatgtatgtatgtatgtatgtatgtacgtatgtgtgtatgtatgtatgtatgtatgtacgtatgtgtgtatgtatgtatgtatgtatgtatgtatgtatgtatgtgtgtgtgtgcctgtgtatgtatgtatgtgtgtgtgtgtctttgtatgtatgtgtgtatgtatgtatgtatgtatgtatgtacgtatgtgtgtatgtatgtatgtatgtatgtatgtatgtatgtatgtacgtatgtgtgtatgtatgtatgtatgtatgtatgtatgtacgtatgtatgtatgtatgtatgtatgtttgtatgtatgtatgtatgtatgtacgtatgtgtgtatgtatgtatgtatgtatgtatgtatgtttgtatgtatgtatgtatgtatgtacgtatgtgtgtatgtatgtatgtatgtatgtatgtacgtatgtgtgtatgtatgtatgtatgtatgtatgtatgtatgtacgtatgtgtgtatgtatgcatgcatgcatgcatgcctgtatgtatgcatgtatgtatgtatgtgtgtgtgtgtctttgtatgagtCTTTGTGTTTGCCTTTGTTCCACGcacctcactgcttgacaaccagtattggtttgtttacatccctgtaacttaggagtttggcaaaaagtgattgatagaataaaccctagatatagaaaataaatactggggtcaatttgtacAACTAAACCCTttgaagtggtgccccagcatggccaatcCTATGGCTGAAAGAACTAAGCTATAAAAGATAATTACAGCAATGAACTTTGCCTGAAGTTCTACCAATTTCATGAAAATACCAACAATTATGTTACCTTTTTCACTACGTCTTGGTACTGAAGTAAGATGGCTTTGAAATTAAGTGGCTCTCCTGACTTCATTGAGATCTGATGGTGCACTGCTGTTTTTCCAAAGTACAGGACACAAGAGGACTGCATAGGGGTGAACACTATTCCTAGGGGTACCCCAGATTTCATCCTGGAATTTGAAAGGAaccaaaaaaatagaaattagTAAATGGaatgtataaaaaacaaatagataacaaatgaaatatttgtatgtatgtgtgtgtgtatttgtgtatgtatgtgtatgtatggatgtatgtgtgtatgtatgtatgtgtgtatgtatgtgtgtgtatgtatgtgtgtatgtatgtatgtatgtgtgtatgtgtgtatgtatgtgtatgtatgtatgtgtgtgtgtatgtatgtatgtatgtgtgtgtgtgtatgtatgtatgtgtgtgtatgtatgtgtgtatgtatgtatgtgtgtatgcatgtatgtgtgtatgtatgtatgtgtgtttgtatgtgtgtatgtatgtgtgtatgtatgtatgtgtgtatgtatgtatgtatgtgtgtatgtatgtatgtatgtatgtatgtgtgtgtgtatgtatgtatgtatgtgtgtgtatgtatgtgtgtatgtatgtatgtgtgtatgtacgtatgtatgtatgtatgtatgtatgtatgtgtgtatgcatgtgtgcatgtatgtatgtgtgtgtatgtatgtatatgtgtgtatgtatgtatgtgtgtgtgtatgtgtgtatgtatgtatgtatgtatgtgtgtgtatgtatgtatgtgtgtgtgtatgtgtgtatgtatgtatgtatgtgtgtatgtgtatgtgtatgtatgtatgtgtgtatgtatgtttgtatgtatgtatgtgtatgtatgtatgtgtgtatgtatgaatgtttgtgtgtatgtatgtttgtatgtatgtatgtacgtaagtatgtatgtatgtgtgtatgtttgtttgtatgtatgtgtgtgtgtatgtatgtacgtaagtatgtatgtatgtgtgtatgtatgtatgtatgtacgtaagtatgtacgtgtgcatgcatgcatgtatgtatgtatgtaagatacaAATAAGATGCTAATTTACTTTTGAATGCAGAAATGTccttagaacagcagaaatatattgaaaattaccCTTACAAAGTGGCATTTCtgctttcaaaaatatattatcatcttatttgtatcttacaatacacattataaaaaaaaaaacgagaaaaaaaccCACTTatggaaaaccaaaaaaaacccacttatggaaaataaatgtgccaccggcatgggtgctctcatgtgccactggcacttaTGGATCCAcctatgtgtatctatatctctAAATGCATGTCTttcacatctatttatctatctagcaatctatctatccctttataaatatatatatatatatatatattacatgtttttatacatcatatagcttatatcatatatcatgtattagcgctttctcccattctagaggggttttcaaatcaaactaagtctgattgaaaaccccactagaatgggagaaagctctaatacatgatctaagttataggatgtataaaaacatgtaatatacaaataaatatctgtaaatataaaaccatccgattttctgagtacctcatttcttctaatataaaatacctgtacatcatctccaaaccttccaatatatatatatatatatatatatatatatatataatatatatatattgatttgaaaaccccactagaatgggagaaagctctaatacatgatctaagttatatgatgtataaaaacatgtaatatacaaataaatatctgtaaatataaaaccatccgattttctgagtacctcatttcttctaatataaaatacctgtacaccatctccaaaccttctaatatatatatatatatatatcatcatcatcatcatcatcgtttaacgtccgttttccgcgctagcacgggttggatggttcgaccggggtctgggaagccaggggctgcaccaggctccagtctgatctggcagagtttctacagctggatgcccttcctaacgccaaccactccgcaagtgtagtgggtgctttttacgtgccacctgcacaggtgccaggggtgtgggtccggcatcggccacgatcggttggagcttttaacatgccaccggcacggaagctagccaaggcggcgctggcaacggccacattcggatgctgctttttatgtgccaccggcacagaagccagtcggggcagcgctggcatcggccacgttcggatggtgctttttatgtgccatcggcacaggtatcacaactactatttccattgatatttatttggaaatagtagttgtgatacctgtgctgatatatatacatcatcatcatcatcacttaacatccattttccatgctggcatgggttggacagtttgataggaccCAACCAGCTGAAGAGTTGCCTGGGCTCCATGtcagctttagcatggtttctacagcttgatgcacttcctaatgccaaccactttactgaaacaagtaaaacatgaaGATCCACTCAGTTCATGCTTTAATAGGCTTACATTTCATCAGGGATGATAAGGATGCTGCAGCTAAGGCTGTACAAGGAACAGGGCGGACAGTTCTGCAGAATGGTTTGTCTCTCTATTGGCATCTTCTGGGAACTGCTATCTTCAATGGTGCTACCTGGaatgagagtatggtagaagggAAGAATTTGGTTATGGCTTAAGAACTTTGTGAAGAATCCTGGGAATGGAATAACTACAGTTACAGATTAGGGTCTTTTTGAAGGATTCTGGGGTTGGAATAACTCTTACAGCTTATGGAATTTATGAAGAATCTGGGGCTGGAATAACAGTTATAacatctgaaattttggggatggaATAATTCTTATAGGTTATGAATTTTCTTGAAGAATTCAGGATGCCAAtaacccaaccacatggttctgggttcagtcctactgcatgacaccttgggcaaatgtcttctactatagcctcttgggctgaccaaagcctagcaAGTGGATTTGGgtggtgtatgtgtgcctatgtctgtgtttgtcccccttaacATCCAGtattggtgtgcttatgttctcataactaagcagttcagcaaaagaaaccgatagaataagtaccaagcttattaAAAtgtagtactggggttgattttttcaaCTGAAAGTTCGTCTAcaaggtggtgcccagcatggccacagtctaataactgaaacaagtaaaagataaaatatataggtgcaggagtggctgtgtggtaagtagcttgtttaccaaccacatggttctgggttcagtcccactacgtggcaccttgggcaagtgtcttctactatagcctcaggccgacctaagccttgtgagtggatttgatatacggaaactgaaagaagcctgtcgtatatatgtatatatatatatgtatgtgcgtgtgtgtatgtctgtttgtgtgtctgtgtttgttcccctagcattgcttgacaaccgatgctggtgtgtttacgtccccgtcacttagcggttcggcaaaagagaccgatagaataagtactgggcttacaaaaaagaataagtcccagggtcgagttgctcgataaaaggcggtgctccagcatggccgcagtcaaatgactgaaacaagtaaaagagaccgatagaataagtactgggcttacaaagaataagtcccggggtcgagttgctcgataaaaggcggtgctccagcatggccgcagtcaaatgactgaaacaagtaaaagagtaaaagagatataagacAACAATAAAATCCAACCAGGATATTACCAGGAAGCTGCAGTTTGTAGACGGTATTCCTGTTTCGGTTGGTTCCTTGCCGCTGTTGTTGTTCGCACCAGTACAACAGATGATGTTCGGGTAGGAGGCAGGCGCTGGTCACTCGGGTGCTGGTCACGTCGGACGAGGTGAGGGGATCGGATGGCGTTAAGACATCCACATGACTGTTAGCCAGGTGGAGTCGGTACACCATCTTCCACACATAGGTGGTGTTGCTCTGTTGCCAGCACTGGACGTGGCCGGACTCTTCGACCTGAAAATAGGAGAGATGAAAGAAGGGAGATGATGGTTAAAACCCATTAAGGGATGTTGACCAAAGCAAAATGACACCATCTTCCACACATAGGTGGCGTTACTCTGTTGCCAGCACTGGACGTGGCCGGACTCTTCAACCTGAAAGTAGGAGAGATGAAAGAAGGGAGATGACAGTCgagagattttttcttttttaaagacaaaACCCATTAAGGGATGTTGACCAAGGCAAAGTGACACCATCTTCCACACATAGGTGGTGTTGCTCTGTTGCCAGCATTGGACATGGCCGGACTCTTCGACCTGAAAATAGGAGAgatgagagaagggagatgacagtcgagagatttttttttttacatacaaaacccATAAAGGGATGTTGACCAAAGCAAAGTGACACCATCTTCCACACATAGGTGGCGTTACTCTGTTGCCACCACTGGACATGGCCGGACTCTTCGACCTGAAAGTAGGGGAGATGACAGtcgagagatttttttttttaaagacaaaacCCATTAAGGGATGTTGACCAAAGCAAAATGACTAGGTTTCTATACATGGAGTTGTTCactcatttaatgcctgtttttcccatgctagcatgggttggcagGGGCTTGTTTTACAACTAGACaagccttacttccctgggcatggacacattgaaactccgacgtctggcagctgacttggtggacacccataaaattattaaccatcttacaaacaataactctgagcaccttttcaaactccacccgtctaacacccgtggacatgtttacaaagtcagaaaacagcacagctcccatgacttcaggaaacattttttcacactgagagttactgaagcatggaacaaactgctggcatcagttgttagttgtcggagcactgcatcgttcaaaacttccatgctttctgagattcgccaacactacacctgattttctcctctccatacacacacaagcatgtatttgactcatacatttttcgcttcccagacatttgtacattactgcatatactttatacgcactttctgacaagttgtggtgcacctgagcactgtatacaataatttcattattattattattattatttttacactttACTTGTGAGCCTTACCTGTTTTCAACTAAGGTATCTTTTTATTATTCCATGGGTCTTCCAGGGTGCAAAATGATCAGACATAATGTCAGCAAGGGATGTGTAGCAAGACCCTAGCTGAGATCTGACCCATAACTCTCAGACTTCCCTAAGTCTAGAATCATGAACTATATCTCCATAAAAGGAAAATTGTCACATAAGAGTTATTAATGACAACATGAATATGGCTCAACCAATTAGTATTGGCTGACTTATAATTGCCATAACAAACTTCAAAATAATGCAGCAAGTTTTCCTGCCAAATAGTTTGGCTGAAGATTCTAGAAGATAGCTTACAGCTATAAAAGTTGACAATTCAATCTTAAGTCAGTTTTGGTATCTGGTTCTCTGTGTAAACATGTCCTGGTTatttgttaagttaagttaagttaattttttggctcaaaaagcaaaaagcaaggccatgtagggggacatggagttatgtacaggaagggtgttcatgcaaagagttcaggccatttctggtcaagagagattttgaaccaagcggtcgtcagcatcttcactatctcgtccggcagcttattccacggatctgcaacccggacggagaaagtccctctccttcgattgagatgaaatcatcacagatagagcttttcggagtgaccccgcagccgacgctgtggagcaggagtgaagaacagctctttcgagaggttacactttccacttatgatgttgtgagcgagaatgagatcaccacggcgtctgCATTTTTCAATAGAATGGTAGATAATTATTTCACTAGGAAACAGGGAGACATTGGCATCAGGATGGGTTTCTGCCCATAAAAATCTCTGCCCCTACATACTCAAGTTTgacaatgcaagcatggaaaggtaTTGTTTAAAACCATGCTGATACTGTTACAGTAATATGGTAATTTTAGCACAGATAATAAACCTTCTCTGGCTATGAAAAATGTAAGCTTTATCAATCAGGACATACAGTAAATTTCAACACGGAGAagtaatttctattttataaagaactagcagtatcgcccggcgttgctcgggtttgtaagggaaataactatataagcatttttacagagttacttcccttatagatgccaattcgggctttcttagccatttctgttttggtgtcttcaagccatgaagtcgttgttctaaaagaacgctggtctccttgacaacgctctacgacgttgatttccttacactcccttccccacagcttcacgagggagggaagaagggggagaagcaaacaggtgcaggtgtgaccatggacaccaactccgccgccatcgacacacgaaaaattatgcattaaaatggaataaaaaatgatggtaaattatttttaaaatcgtagactcatcgtagacgcgcgctaatacttagacgggctcgatatgaatcacgactataagatacccgaatttggttaaactgcaccacaaaatgtgggagtagttaggaatctaaatcgaaggggacagacactcacacaactacagttttatatatatagatgtattaaaGAGCTGAGtcagagaaaaaggaaatatatacttACAACATATATGATGGTAGCCAAAGCTGGATTACAAGGATTAGCATTGATTAAGACATCAAGGAC
The DNA window shown above is from Octopus sinensis linkage group LG30, ASM634580v1, whole genome shotgun sequence and carries:
- the LOC115226573 gene encoding uncharacterized protein LOC115226573; the encoded protein is MIYLESFGNFFPSFEKEEIEKIFKQHHYGNVEKIWVTPGLLLASTDGDQVLHPICTHSAASSSSSVHWSLHIQTESTVLDVLINANPCNPALATIIYVVEESGHVQCWQQSNTTYVWKMVYRLHLANSHVDVLTPSDPLTSSDVTSTRVTSACLLPEHHLLYWCEQQQRQGTNRNRNTVYKLQLPGSTIEDSSSQKMPIERQTILQNCPPCSLYSLSCSILIIPDEMMKSGVPLGIVFTPMQSSCVLYFGKTAVHHQISMKSGEPLNFKAILLQYQDVVKKTFGQFAPVLGSVFQHVKQEFIIILQSGQIFIWRETVLENEVISKELSSFCDVSSDTKWTVSQDWLFATNTQETKVWNLTNGECLQRITHTNEQAMGVFMVMKTLQVSGLFTNEAIYLWQQEPPPVITGCLPPNNHYRSEALNVALLDQEKFQTESLSAQRKLKELEKNWSQFKHQRAPTDYTRLTDPFLESYWLLEDFWQNAILSEEKVINPFPFNGSLEEIIRQLLNPSSNLPPETRQVQLMILANQYPALILATFKTFLDFNSDVSEKNLPVWQFVLSLDNNDLNRTNMNSQVFEIICQVIFKEEPQNLVPFVMKTNRVSGNFYMSP